A window of the Salegentibacter mishustinae genome harbors these coding sequences:
- a CDS encoding site-specific integrase: MRTSKTFSILFWVYASRVKNNQANLYVRISLDSRRVNISLKSKVPFDLWDPSTQRVDGNSKQAREANNLISETRTKIFQHYQDLRFQNKKVTADLLKSNFLGEGPRDKTLLDILEYHKQKIEKTLTKGTIRNFGVTEKYVSKFLNEELKTTTIYLNELNYKFINDFANFLFNYWPKGHVNAMSHNTVMKHLQRLRKIVTLAFHLEWVEKDPFIRWKPTFQKKERDFLNLSELIQIEDFNFHNDRLDRVRDLFVFSCYTGISFTDMNDLTKDHVRNGLDGQKWLFTSRNKTKAKVKIPLLDKALEILEKYEDHPMTEISQSLLPVITNVKVNLYLKEVADLCDIKKNLTFHMARHTFATTVTLSNGVPIETVSKLLGHTKIATTQIYARVLEDKLSQDMSELSRKLRNWKPNI; encoded by the coding sequence ATGCGTACTTCTAAAACATTTTCCATCTTATTCTGGGTGTATGCTTCCAGAGTGAAAAACAATCAAGCAAATCTCTACGTTCGAATTTCTCTAGATAGCCGTAGAGTAAACATTAGTTTAAAATCTAAAGTTCCATTCGATCTTTGGGATCCTTCGACACAACGTGTCGATGGTAATTCTAAACAAGCTAGGGAGGCTAATAACCTCATTTCGGAGACCAGAACAAAGATTTTCCAGCATTACCAGGACTTAAGGTTTCAGAATAAAAAAGTAACCGCAGACCTTCTTAAATCAAATTTTTTAGGGGAAGGGCCTAGAGATAAAACCTTGTTAGATATTTTAGAGTATCACAAGCAAAAGATTGAGAAAACGCTTACCAAAGGAACCATCCGTAATTTCGGTGTTACAGAGAAATATGTAAGTAAATTCTTAAACGAAGAACTTAAGACGACCACTATTTATCTAAACGAACTTAATTATAAGTTTATCAATGACTTTGCGAATTTCCTTTTTAACTACTGGCCAAAGGGCCATGTGAATGCCATGAGTCATAACACGGTAATGAAGCATTTACAGAGACTTCGTAAAATAGTAACTCTTGCTTTTCATTTGGAATGGGTTGAAAAGGATCCGTTTATACGCTGGAAACCTACTTTTCAAAAAAAGGAACGAGACTTTTTAAATCTTAGTGAGTTAATACAAATCGAGGATTTTAATTTTCATAATGACCGTTTGGATAGGGTGAGGGATTTATTTGTTTTTAGCTGTTATACAGGAATTAGTTTTACAGATATGAATGATTTAACCAAGGACCATGTTAGGAATGGTCTGGACGGCCAGAAGTGGCTTTTCACTTCAAGAAATAAGACTAAAGCCAAAGTTAAGATACCTTTACTGGATAAAGCTCTAGAGATACTCGAAAAGTATGAGGATCATCCAATGACAGAAATAAGCCAAAGTCTTTTGCCAGTTATAACCAATGTTAAGGTTAATCTTTATTTAAAAGAAGTCGCTGATCTCTGTGATATCAAGAAGAATTTAACCTTCCATATGGCCAGACATACTTTTGCTACTACTGTTACGCTTTCCAATGGAGTACCTATAGAAACTGTCTCTAAGCTTTTGGGGCATACGAAAATAGCAACAACCCAAATATATGCGCGAGTCCTTGAAGATAAATTAAGTCAGGATATGTCTGAACTTAGTCGGAAGCTTAGAAATTGGAAGCCTAATATTTAA
- a CDS encoding BfmA/BtgA family mobilization protein has translation MDSFIGIRFKKETAKRFQEFSRTHFKSHTEALETMLDFFFYNEISPHERLGPTGRTIEASFKKRINAVIAIMRDMEKTQTKPTAAMIASLFQSEAPPPKKPLIREKKIFREKKEDISNLEEDGFRHSKNPT, from the coding sequence ATGGACTCATTTATCGGCATCAGGTTCAAAAAAGAAACAGCAAAACGTTTTCAGGAATTTTCAAGAACACACTTCAAATCACACACCGAAGCTCTGGAAACAATGCTCGACTTTTTCTTCTATAATGAGATTTCTCCCCACGAAAGATTGGGCCCGACCGGGAGGACTATTGAAGCTTCTTTTAAGAAACGTATCAATGCGGTTATTGCCATTATGCGTGATATGGAAAAAACCCAAACCAAACCTACAGCGGCGATGATCGCCTCCCTTTTCCAAAGCGAAGCACCACCTCCAAAGAAACCACTCATCCGGGAAAAGAAAATCTTCCGAGAGAAAAAGGAAGATATTTCTAACTTGGAAGAAGATGGTTTCCGCCATAGCAAAAATCCAACATAA
- a CDS encoding cupin domain-containing protein, whose product MKNLITVLLLIVPICVFAQQENYSVSSYLEAGSKAPNTHYIGEAWLNGLLEVEGDLNFHITKASFKANSTLDWHKHASTQVLIYVEGEGYYQERGKDPIILKAGDVIKCEKETEHWHSSTIDSDVTYLAVYGGEQPTTWTEVVTQEYYDSIAEKLKK is encoded by the coding sequence ATGAAGAATTTAATCACAGTATTGTTACTTATCGTTCCTATTTGTGTTTTTGCTCAACAAGAAAACTATTCAGTCTCTTCCTATCTGGAAGCGGGATCAAAGGCTCCCAATACCCATTACATTGGAGAAGCTTGGTTAAATGGACTTCTAGAGGTTGAAGGAGATTTAAATTTTCATATCACTAAGGCGAGCTTTAAAGCTAACTCTACTCTAGACTGGCACAAACACGCCTCTACTCAAGTCCTGATTTACGTAGAGGGAGAAGGCTACTATCAGGAAAGAGGAAAGGATCCAATTATCCTTAAAGCTGGTGATGTGATTAAATGTGAAAAAGAAACAGAACATTGGCACTCCTCAACTATAGATAGTGATGTGACTTATTTAGCGGTGTATGGCGGTGAACAACCTACTACTTGGACTGAAGTGGTTACTCAAGAATATTACGATAGTATAGCGGAAAAGCTGAAGAAATAG
- a CDS encoding M57 family metalloprotease → MKFKKLLLAIFTVSLVSVSCQQEDVETTTPDAEAEAISQDKVSKAVLAKLEALNLNTENVEISEFLLPDGTKKQTFIIEGDIAIDAEQLDAMQPGNITSKQYRTYNLVSAPRTINIVGWTGTGFGQNLTQKQRDALQAAVDNYNELNIGLTFTLEFSTNQAAADILVFQNPNGNAGGVAGFPSRGNPYGFVQIFSGMEQFSLGTNTHVMAHEIGHTLGLRHTDWFTRQSCGRPSFGELANPSGAVHIPGTPFRLDPDSIMLSCFSANEDGEFGENDVVALDYLY, encoded by the coding sequence ATGAAATTTAAAAAACTATTACTAGCTATTTTTACTGTAAGTCTTGTGAGTGTTTCCTGTCAACAAGAGGATGTAGAAACCACCACTCCAGACGCAGAGGCAGAAGCCATAAGTCAGGATAAAGTTTCCAAAGCAGTTCTTGCTAAATTAGAAGCTCTAAATCTTAATACCGAGAACGTAGAAATTTCTGAATTTTTACTTCCTGATGGTACCAAAAAGCAAACTTTTATTATTGAGGGAGATATCGCTATTGATGCTGAGCAACTTGATGCAATGCAACCCGGAAATATTACAAGTAAGCAGTATAGAACCTATAACTTGGTAAGCGCACCTAGAACTATTAATATTGTTGGGTGGACAGGCACAGGCTTTGGACAGAATCTTACACAGAAGCAAAGAGATGCTTTGCAAGCTGCCGTAGATAACTATAACGAATTAAATATAGGACTTACTTTTACCCTGGAATTTAGTACTAATCAAGCTGCAGCTGATATCTTAGTATTCCAAAATCCGAATGGTAACGCAGGAGGGGTGGCAGGATTTCCATCTCGAGGTAATCCTTACGGATTTGTTCAAATCTTTTCAGGGATGGAACAGTTTAGCCTCGGAACCAATACTCACGTAATGGCTCACGAAATTGGGCATACTTTAGGACTGCGCCATACCGATTGGTTTACCAGACAAAGCTGTGGAAGACCAAGTTTTGGTGAGCTAGCTAATCCTAGTGGGGCAGTACACATTCCTGGTACACCCTTTAGATTAGATCCAGATTCTATTATGCTTTCTTGTTTCAGCGCTAATGAAGATGGTGAATTTGGTGAAAATGATGTAGTAGCTCTGGATTACCTTTATTAA
- a CDS encoding serine hydrolase domain-containing protein encodes MVAKGDSIIQKRAYGLASKELDVKNKFDTKFNIASITKAFTAVAILQLYEEGKIDLETPIGEYLKDYPNEKVRNSVNISQLLTHTAGLPNFYVTNFLDKCKFEFEEVEDFVTLFVNDSLLSEPGTEYNYDAAGYVLLGLIIEEITSSNYYDYLEENVFQKAKMPNTSAFDVEAIIKNKANGYTFAGDTTQALKNNIFYLSKASPGGFHYSTVEDLFNFNKALFKYELIGKKTLDLMIEPRLKGYNTHLGYGIDVDQRYDEIILGHSGGWYGISGEIIYLPESDYTITILSNVDSSMDSGKAMVSEFFKELLAGKDIEN; translated from the coding sequence TTGGTTGCAAAAGGAGATAGTATTATCCAGAAACGAGCTTATGGGTTAGCTAGTAAAGAACTAGATGTAAAAAATAAATTTGATACAAAGTTTAATATAGCTTCAATAACAAAAGCATTTACTGCAGTTGCAATTCTTCAACTGTATGAAGAAGGAAAAATTGATTTAGAAACACCGATAGGAGAATATTTAAAGGACTATCCGAACGAGAAAGTTAGAAATTCTGTAAACATATCTCAATTATTAACTCATACCGCCGGATTGCCCAACTTTTATGTCACTAACTTCTTAGACAAATGTAAATTTGAATTCGAAGAGGTAGAGGATTTTGTAACATTATTTGTAAACGACTCCCTACTTTCCGAACCGGGTACGGAATATAATTATGATGCAGCTGGTTATGTATTACTGGGATTAATTATTGAAGAGATTACGAGCTCTAATTATTATGATTACTTAGAAGAAAATGTATTTCAAAAAGCTAAGATGCCAAATACTTCAGCTTTTGATGTTGAAGCAATAATAAAAAATAAAGCCAATGGCTATACCTTTGCCGGAGATACAACCCAAGCCTTAAAGAATAATATTTTCTATTTATCAAAAGCTTCTCCTGGAGGTTTCCATTATTCCACTGTCGAAGATTTATTCAATTTTAATAAAGCACTTTTCAAATACGAGTTAATAGGCAAAAAAACCTTGGATTTAATGATCGAACCAAGGTTGAAAGGTTATAACACGCATTTAGGTTATGGAATAGATGTAGATCAAAGGTATGATGAAATTATTTTAGGTCATAGCGGAGGATGGTATGGAATCAGTGGGGAAATAATCTACTTACCTGAATCGGATTATACAATAACGATTTTATCAAACGTAGATTCGAGTATGGACTCAGGAAAAGCAATGGTATCTGAATTCTTTAAAGAATTGTTAGCAGGAAAAGATATAGAGAACTAA
- the tpiA gene encoding triose-phosphate isomerase, whose protein sequence is MRKKIVAGNWKMNNDLAETQELLSHLKMQLVKEPEAEVMVAPAFTNLYSAFQGLKDTPVQVVAQNMHQAENGAYTGEVSAKMLKSIGVDTVILGHSERRAHFGETNEILAEKVNSALKSEMKIIFCFGEELADRKSDKHFDLVAKQLEESLYQISEADWKNVILAYEPVWAIGTGETASPEQAQEMHAFIRRNISEKFNDEIAQNVSILYGGSVKPANAKEIFAKEDVDGGLIGGASLKAVDFVEIINAF, encoded by the coding sequence ATGAGAAAAAAGATAGTAGCCGGAAACTGGAAAATGAACAACGATCTTGCTGAAACGCAGGAGTTGCTTTCACATTTAAAAATGCAATTGGTAAAAGAGCCTGAAGCCGAAGTTATGGTGGCGCCGGCTTTTACTAATCTATACTCAGCTTTTCAAGGTTTAAAAGATACTCCTGTACAGGTGGTGGCGCAAAATATGCATCAGGCAGAGAATGGAGCTTATACTGGAGAAGTTTCAGCAAAAATGCTTAAAAGTATAGGTGTAGATACGGTTATTCTAGGACATAGTGAACGTCGTGCTCATTTTGGAGAAACCAACGAGATTCTTGCCGAAAAAGTAAATTCAGCGCTAAAAAGCGAGATGAAAATTATTTTCTGCTTTGGAGAAGAACTAGCCGATAGAAAAAGTGATAAGCATTTTGACCTTGTTGCGAAACAACTGGAGGAGAGTTTGTATCAAATTTCAGAAGCTGACTGGAAAAATGTGATCTTAGCATACGAGCCGGTTTGGGCAATTGGAACCGGGGAAACTGCCTCGCCAGAGCAAGCGCAGGAAATGCACGCTTTTATTAGAAGGAATATTTCAGAAAAATTTAATGATGAAATTGCACAAAATGTTTCTATCCTTTATGGAGGAAGTGTAAAGCCAGCGAACGCTAAAGAGATCTTTGCTAAAGAAGATGTAGACGGCGGCCTTATTGGTGGAGCCAGTCTTAAAGCGGTAGATTTTGTTGAAATTATAAATGCCTTTTAA
- a CDS encoding RNA polymerase sigma factor, whose amino-acid sequence MLQRIFELLQQGHPDAMEFIYARYHKSLFWVGKKRIEDEFVIETILQDTFLKLWEKRDTIERPEHIYFFLRYVMKMQCTYYYCRPKNKFDKNTKRLDLYENYQEYMHGYDPEEVDYHLVDQDADQNAFDRFKSIFPLLSAQRRHLIELCLKYGFKYKLIAQVMGTGITQTSNEVKRAIDDIKKIIHKGSTLETKPKPHLAIKIQGKMTEEQEKVLQLRTEKQYSFAAIANELKLSQKEVHKEFMAAYKLMQLKHEQQSA is encoded by the coding sequence ATGTTACAGCGTATTTTTGAATTATTACAACAAGGACATCCAGATGCTATGGAGTTTATCTATGCCAGGTACCATAAGAGTCTCTTTTGGGTTGGAAAAAAAAGGATTGAAGATGAATTTGTTATAGAAACCATCCTGCAGGATACTTTTTTAAAATTATGGGAGAAAAGGGATACGATAGAAAGACCCGAACATATTTATTTTTTCTTACGCTATGTAATGAAGATGCAGTGTACCTATTACTATTGCCGGCCTAAAAATAAGTTTGACAAGAACACCAAGAGATTAGATTTATACGAAAATTATCAGGAATATATGCACGGTTATGATCCAGAAGAGGTGGATTACCATCTGGTAGACCAGGATGCAGACCAAAACGCCTTCGACCGTTTTAAAAGCATCTTCCCATTGCTTAGCGCCCAGAGAAGGCACCTGATAGAACTTTGTTTAAAATATGGCTTTAAGTATAAATTGATTGCCCAGGTAATGGGTACAGGCATCACTCAAACTAGTAACGAGGTTAAAAGAGCTATTGATGATATTAAAAAAATCATCCACAAGGGCAGTACCCTGGAAACAAAACCTAAACCGCATTTAGCTATCAAAATACAAGGAAAAATGACCGAGGAGCAGGAAAAAGTTTTACAGTTACGTACGGAAAAACAGTATTCTTTCGCGGCCATTGCAAATGAACTTAAGCTTTCCCAAAAGGAAGTCCACAAAGAATTTATGGCCGCCTATAAACTGATGCAGCTTAAACACGAACAACAATCAGCTTAG
- a CDS encoding helix-turn-helix domain-containing protein, producing MTTVTQMHNASPEELISEMQKVFKKEVEALKEHFTPKEPEELLTRTETAELLKLSIASVHNWVKNGWLKQYQKGGRVYFKRSEIMESLTACD from the coding sequence ATGACAACCGTAACACAGATGCACAACGCATCACCAGAAGAGCTAATTAGTGAAATGCAGAAAGTCTTCAAAAAGGAGGTAGAGGCTTTAAAAGAGCATTTTACTCCAAAAGAACCAGAAGAACTCCTTACCCGAACTGAGACAGCAGAACTACTTAAGCTGAGTATAGCAAGCGTTCATAATTGGGTGAAAAATGGCTGGCTAAAGCAGTACCAAAAAGGAGGTAGAGTTTATTTCAAGAGATCTGAAATAATGGAGAGCCTAACAGCTTGCGATTAG
- a CDS encoding serine hydrolase domain-containing protein has protein sequence MRNFILFLFSITIIITNNLYSQNNKKLDSEIASFLDTLKPETFSGIILVGKNDSILEERTYGYSNIENKIKIDKSTKFHIASITKSFTAVGILKLYEQGKVDLNKPIGNYIENYPNQRVLDSVTIHQLLTHTAGTKAIYGEDYQKSNKDRYRELEDYLPLFANDSLNFQPGSKYEYNGGGFVLLGLIIQNVTGENYYDYLQKSIFDPIGMDQTKALEIDGVNYNTADGYSIYLREDKSLAKNDYLISKASGASGYYSTAEDLFKFSKTLRNYGLLNKGTTELMLKPKVKCYNTHLGYGIDIDKRYEETIIGHSGGWYGIRCEWMDFSDSNYTVIILSNFDNNGQQEVSDFFKTKISRKLEVK, from the coding sequence ATGCGTAATTTCATCTTATTCCTATTTTCCATAACTATCATCATTACTAATAACCTATATTCCCAGAATAATAAAAAACTAGATTCAGAAATTGCATCATTTTTAGATACATTAAAACCAGAAACATTTTCAGGAATAATTTTAGTAGGAAAGAATGACAGTATTCTCGAAGAAAGAACATACGGATATTCCAATATTGAAAATAAGATCAAAATTGATAAAAGCACTAAGTTCCATATAGCCTCAATTACAAAATCATTTACTGCTGTTGGTATTCTTAAACTATATGAGCAGGGAAAAGTTGATTTAAATAAACCAATTGGAAATTATATAGAAAACTATCCAAACCAAAGAGTTTTAGATTCGGTTACTATACACCAGTTACTTACTCATACTGCTGGAACAAAGGCCATCTATGGAGAAGATTACCAAAAATCAAATAAGGATAGATATCGAGAACTTGAAGATTACTTACCTTTATTTGCTAATGACTCATTAAACTTTCAGCCAGGAAGTAAATACGAATACAATGGCGGGGGTTTCGTTTTATTAGGATTGATCATCCAAAACGTAACTGGAGAAAATTATTATGACTACCTACAAAAGAGTATTTTTGATCCTATAGGTATGGATCAAACAAAAGCCCTAGAAATTGATGGTGTAAATTATAATACTGCCGATGGCTATTCTATTTATTTACGTGAAGATAAGTCTTTGGCTAAAAATGATTATTTAATATCAAAAGCTTCAGGGGCATCAGGATATTACTCGACAGCTGAAGATTTATTTAAGTTCTCCAAAACTTTAAGAAATTACGGACTCCTGAATAAAGGAACTACAGAACTAATGCTAAAACCTAAAGTTAAATGTTATAATACGCATCTGGGATATGGAATTGATATCGATAAAAGATATGAAGAAACAATAATAGGACATAGCGGAGGTTGGTATGGTATAAGATGTGAATGGATGGATTTCTCAGATTCAAATTATACCGTAATCATTTTATCTAATTTCGACAACAATGGCCAGCAAGAAGTTTCTGATTTTTTCAAAACCAAGATTTCAAGAAAATTAGAGGTAAAATAA
- the prmA gene encoding 50S ribosomal protein L11 methyltransferase, producing the protein MSSNYLEFKFKIEPLQPASEILVAELGYLGFESFVEEEDGITAYIPAEEYEDDLLAGVHILQSEDFEITYSKGEIEQVNWNEEWEKNFSPIMVDDICSVRAPFHPEPDVEYDIVIEPKMSFGTGHHATTHMMIQHILKNDWNDKAVLDMGCGTGVLAILASLKGAKFVDAIDIDNWCYQNTLENVGRNDCDNINVEEGGAELLQDKKYDMILANINRNILLRDLPIYLDCLNKGGDLFLSGFYEEDIPVIKEACTKLGLTYIEHFERSNWVAVKFSA; encoded by the coding sequence ATGTCTTCAAACTATCTCGAATTCAAATTTAAAATAGAACCGCTGCAGCCTGCCTCGGAAATTCTTGTAGCAGAGCTGGGCTATTTAGGGTTTGAGAGTTTTGTGGAAGAAGAAGATGGCATTACAGCCTATATCCCTGCCGAGGAATACGAAGATGATCTCCTGGCAGGGGTTCATATTTTACAATCAGAAGATTTTGAAATCACCTATTCCAAAGGAGAAATAGAGCAGGTGAATTGGAATGAAGAATGGGAAAAGAATTTCAGTCCCATTATGGTAGACGATATTTGCAGTGTGCGAGCGCCATTTCATCCCGAGCCCGATGTAGAATATGATATCGTAATCGAACCAAAAATGTCCTTTGGTACCGGGCATCACGCCACCACTCACATGATGATTCAGCATATTTTGAAAAATGACTGGAACGATAAAGCTGTACTTGATATGGGTTGCGGCACCGGTGTTTTAGCCATCCTGGCAAGTTTAAAAGGGGCGAAGTTTGTTGACGCCATTGATATTGATAATTGGTGTTACCAAAATACCTTGGAAAATGTAGGCAGAAATGATTGCGATAATATTAATGTAGAAGAGGGTGGAGCCGAATTATTGCAGGATAAAAAGTATGATATGATTCTTGCTAATATTAACAGGAACATTTTGCTTAGAGATCTCCCTATTTATTTAGACTGTCTTAATAAGGGCGGAGATCTTTTTTTAAGCGGATTTTATGAGGAAGATATTCCGGTAATTAAAGAAGCCTGTACAAAACTTGGCCTAACTTATATAGAGCACTTTGAAAGAAGTAATTGGGTGGCTGTAAAGTTTTCAGCATAA
- a CDS encoding ATP-dependent Clp protease adaptor ClpS, which yields MSTKEEVLEEVKTTTQKENEIVLYNDDYNTFDHVIETLIYACEHTSVQAEQCAILVHYKGKCTVKTGSFDELKPRCSKLLEEGLSAEIV from the coding sequence ATGAGTACTAAAGAAGAAGTATTAGAAGAGGTGAAGACCACCACGCAGAAGGAGAATGAGATCGTACTTTATAATGACGATTACAATACGTTTGATCACGTAATAGAAACTTTAATCTATGCCTGCGAGCATACTTCTGTGCAGGCAGAACAATGTGCTATTCTGGTGCATTATAAAGGAAAGTGCACGGTTAAAACCGGTTCTTTTGATGAATTAAAGCCCAGATGTTCAAAATTATTAGAAGAAGGATTAAGTGCAGAGATAGTTTAA
- a CDS encoding nucleotidyl transferase AbiEii/AbiGii toxin family protein — protein sequence MLKNTIINRKATSKVAVALGELNKDVVYVGGAMVSLYIDDTAAEDVRPTKDIDITLEIANVGELEKLRVALENKGFVQSAEDDVICRFRLKEIKVDVMSTTEVGWAPANPWFESGFENSITIEVEKVPIRILTLPYFLATKFAAFEGRGGNDPRMSHDFEDIVYLLNYTSNFKKQISASDPEVQEYLKEQFAAIQEKANMQEAIIANLYHEDQQIRFDRIMEEIKELTNGI from the coding sequence ATGCTAAAAAATACTATAATAAATCGCAAAGCCACCAGTAAGGTTGCAGTCGCGCTAGGAGAACTGAATAAAGATGTAGTTTATGTAGGTGGTGCCATGGTAAGTCTATATATAGACGATACGGCAGCTGAGGATGTAAGGCCAACAAAAGACATTGATATTACTTTAGAGATTGCAAATGTTGGAGAGCTCGAAAAACTACGTGTGGCACTTGAAAATAAAGGTTTTGTACAATCTGCAGAGGACGACGTTATTTGTAGATTCAGGTTAAAAGAAATTAAAGTGGACGTAATGTCTACTACCGAGGTGGGGTGGGCTCCGGCAAATCCCTGGTTTGAATCGGGATTTGAAAACTCAATAACTATAGAAGTCGAAAAGGTGCCAATCAGGATTCTTACATTGCCTTATTTTTTAGCAACTAAGTTTGCAGCTTTTGAAGGTCGAGGAGGAAATGATCCTCGAATGAGTCATGATTTTGAAGATATTGTTTATCTCCTAAACTACACTTCTAATTTTAAAAAACAAATTTCGGCTTCCGATCCGGAGGTTCAAGAGTACTTGAAGGAACAGTTTGCTGCTATACAGGAAAAGGCAAATATGCAGGAAGCAATCATCGCAAACCTATATCATGAAGATCAACAAATTCGCTTCGATCGAATTATGGAAGAAATAAAAGAACTAACCAATGGCATTTAA
- a CDS encoding alpha/beta hydrolase, with the protein MKTFYWKLKTGFLILGIPLILSACSGSKSSMSEPIVLKEQGSFAVGGIVKESPGTFDPIEHGAFNPSDQRTEGQTLHGDHAFVFYQKPENARKLPLVFWHGYGQSMKTWQTTPDGREGFQSIFLRKDFPVYLIDQPRRGKAGRSTESTTITASTDDQLWFGIFRLGLGTEFYSGVQFSKDPKALDQFFRQITPDTGPLNINVNIEAVSELFDKIGSGVLVTHSHSGGQGWLAALKNNNIKAIVSYEPGSNFVFPESEVPEAMPYLGGELSARGVPMAEFKRLTEIPIIIYYGDYIPEKPVQNPGKEQWRVALAMARKWRDVVNEYGGDVTLVPLPEIGLEGNTHFPMSDLNNKEVAGLMYNWLKEKGLTKK; encoded by the coding sequence ATGAAAACGTTTTATTGGAAATTGAAAACAGGATTTCTGATTCTGGGAATTCCCTTAATCCTCAGTGCCTGTTCAGGTTCTAAATCTTCTATGTCGGAACCAATTGTTCTAAAGGAACAGGGGAGTTTTGCCGTGGGAGGTATAGTAAAAGAAAGTCCTGGAACATTTGATCCAATAGAACATGGAGCATTCAATCCCAGCGATCAAAGAACCGAAGGTCAAACCCTTCATGGAGACCATGCTTTTGTTTTTTACCAGAAACCTGAAAATGCAAGAAAATTACCCTTGGTATTCTGGCATGGCTATGGTCAATCTATGAAGACCTGGCAAACAACCCCAGATGGAAGAGAAGGTTTCCAGAGTATTTTTTTGAGAAAAGATTTTCCTGTGTACTTAATCGACCAACCAAGACGGGGAAAAGCTGGCAGGAGTACTGAATCGACAACAATCACTGCTTCTACAGATGATCAACTATGGTTTGGGATTTTCAGGCTCGGGCTGGGGACTGAGTTTTATTCAGGAGTACAGTTCTCAAAAGATCCAAAGGCTTTAGATCAGTTTTTTCGTCAGATAACCCCTGATACAGGTCCGTTGAATATTAACGTAAATATAGAGGCTGTTTCTGAATTGTTTGATAAGATAGGATCAGGAGTTCTCGTTACTCACTCCCACAGTGGTGGTCAGGGATGGCTTGCGGCACTGAAAAACAATAATATCAAAGCTATCGTTTCCTATGAACCCGGTAGTAATTTCGTTTTTCCTGAATCTGAAGTGCCGGAGGCAATGCCTTATTTAGGGGGAGAACTAAGCGCTAGGGGAGTACCTATGGCTGAGTTTAAACGCCTAACAGAAATACCTATTATTATTTACTATGGTGATTATATTCCCGAGAAGCCTGTTCAGAACCCAGGAAAGGAACAATGGCGAGTTGCGCTAGCTATGGCCAGAAAATGGCGAGATGTAGTAAATGAATATGGAGGAGATGTTACCCTAGTTCCACTCCCAGAAATAGGATTAGAAGGTAATACTCATTTTCCAATGTCAGATCTTAATAATAAAGAAGTAGCTGGTCTAATGTACAACTGGCTAAAAGAAAAAGGATTAACTAAAAAATAG